Genomic segment of Saprospira sp. CCB-QB6:
AGCAAAGCGCGCTGGTCCAACTACTTTGACAATTATTTGCTAGAAAACAAACTGGGGCAACAGCCAGAGGAGCAAATCAAAGAAATGCGTGGGGTTTATCATTTGCAGCATTTTGAATTGGAAGCGGCCATTGCCGCCTTTAATAGCTGCAGTGCTGACTTTCGGGCCGAGAGCAATAGCTTTAATTCTAGTTATTTGGATAAATCTATTTTTAGCCGCAAGATCAACCCCGCTGCCTTCTATTTTGATATTGAGCAGCAGAACATCTATCGGTTCTATGAGGATCATCCCTTTTTGGACCAAAAATACAATCTACTCAGCTTTGCCCAGACGCTCTTAACCCTAAAGAAAAAGGCGGAGAGCAAGGGACCGCAGCAAGCAGAATACGCTTATATTTTAGCTCAGGCCTTGTATAATATTGGGCCAGCGGGTTGGCATCGCCCTGCTATCTATTATAGTACAGACAATGGGGGACATTCTGCTTGGTACGACTTCAGCAAAGAAGATAAATTAGCGAAGAGTTTTGCTTCTGCTAATTGGGATCACAATCGTTATTACAATCCTGACATCGCTATTAAGTATATTCAGCTTGGGCTTAGCACCACTAAGGACGATGAACTAGCGGCTAAGTTAAACTACTTGGGGGCACAGATAGAGATTAGTCGCCCCCATATTCTTGGCCAATATTGGGACTGGGAAGACAATGTAAAGAAGAGCAAGCATGCAGACTATCTTAAGGCGCTTAAAAAATATAAGGGCAGTCGCTTTGAGCAGGAAGTCTTGAATGAATGTTATTATTATCGAGCACTCTAAACAGCCAACGGGCTTACTTCAGTTTTGAAGTAAGCCCGTTTTTTTGTGTCCTACAGGGCCGAAGGCCCGCAGGCTGAGGGATGGGCAGCAGTGGCCCGAAGGGCCAGACCTAGGCGCTTGCGCCGCAGGGCCGAGCGAACAGCGAGCTGCGATACAGCCCGACCCGAGCAAAGCGAGGGGCAGCCCCAAAATATAGTTCTAAATTCCTTCATCAATGACTTTATACATTGTATCAAAACCGAATAAAATATTTTTTCACTTTAAAAGTAATACGTCACAAATACAGTAAACCAAGGCTTAACAAACCCGAAAAGCGCAGATACCAGAACAACAAAGTACAGCGCAGCTATTTTTAAAATAAAATTTTACAGATATAGAGAACACCCAAAAAAAACCATTAACTCAAGGCAGACTACTTAACAAGGATTTCCATTTAACGCTGAAATTAAGTTTTGAAGAAAGGAACCAAAAGCTATAGCTTTGCATCTAGTACAAAGAAATTTATTTTAACATTTTTTTTAGAACTAGAACCATGCAAAAAATGCAATTCTGGGCCCTTCTTTTGTTCCTGCTTATTGGACAAAAGGGTTGGGCGCAAGATTTTGACGATTACCGCTGTCTTTCGGCTAGCGGTGAGGTCCCCAAACGTTTCTTACTCAATTCTGCGCAGAAATATGAGTTAGGATTGGCCCAACTAGATCCGGGCTTAAGCAACAAAGACCGTAAAACTCAGGCGAAATTTCAGCAACAAACTATCTACACCATTGATGATTTGCTTCGTTCGGGCAAGGTCCTTTTTGGTACGCCCATCAATGATTATGTGAACAAAGTTGGAAATCGTTTGCTGGAGCATACTCCTGAGCTCAAAGGTAAAGTAGATTTCTTTGTTATTCGCTCTTCTGCGGTGAATGCTTTTGCTACGGCCACTGGGGTGGTTTGTGTCAATATGGGCCTTTTAGCCCAGTTGGAGAATGAGGCCCAGTTGGCCTTCGTGCTTTCTCATGAATTGATGCACGTACAAAAACAACATAGCTTGAGCCAGTACGAAAAAGACTTGGCGATTCTACACGAGAGCAAGCAAAGAAGTCTGTTGAAGAAAGCAGACTTTAATAGCGCCCTCTTGGAGTCTAACTCTTATTCTAGAGAGCTCGAATTTGAAGCGGATAAAGGGGGCTTAGATATTTTCCTGAAAACCCAGTACAACACAGCAGCCCTAAAGTCAGCCTTTAGTCTACTCAATTACGCTTATTTGCTGTATGATACCACAGCTTTTGATCTTCAATATTTCAATGAGGGAAGTTGTCAGCTAGATCCCTCTATCTTTTTGCCTGAGGATAGCTTGAATGCTATTTCAGCCTGGGTAGATGATTCGGAAAATACAGATACCTTAAAAAGCACACACCCTAGCACACTTCGTCGTTGGGAGGTCGTAGAAGGGACAATTTCTGGAAAGACCACTGGCGATCAATTTTTTATTGAGCCCAAAGCAGAGTTTGAGCGCATCCGCAAAATTGCTCGTTTTGAATTGGCCTCTTACTATTTGCATAACTTCCGTTTTGAAGATGCGATTTATGTGGTTCAATTGCTCCGCAAAGAAGAGCCCAACAGTCGTTATCTCAGAGAAGTGGAAGTTCAGGCCCTGCATGCCAGCTCTCGTTTTAGTATGTATGGGGCGAGTAGTTTCATGAACAGTGATTATCGTCGCCAGCTAAAAACGTATAGCAAAATTGAGGGTGGACAACAGCAGCTTTACTTCATGAGCAGTAACCTTCGTGCAGTAGAATTGGCTAGTTTGGCCCTTTATAAGGCTTGGAAGTTGCATAAAGATTATCCAGAAGATAAATACTTTGAGAACTATTATCGGGATGCTATCTATGTGTTGCAGCAGCATATTCCTAGCTTTGATAAATTGCCTGAGGCGATGTCAGCGGCTGAAATCAAAGCCTATTTGGCCAAGGCCCCTGCCGCACAAGAGTATCCTATAGTAAAAGTAACCAAAGATAGTTTACCCAAAGCTTTGCAAGATGTAAAGCTCAAAACGCTGTTCAATAGTTATCGCAAAAGCTATGGCTATAGTGATTTGAATAAGGGCTACAACATTGCTCGCTATATACTTTCTGATCTCTTGATCGATGAGACCTTCAAAAGCGACTACGAGCAGGTAGAAGACTATCATCAGCAATTGATGCAAAAAGATTCAATTGATCAAGCTCAAGCAGAAGCTCGCAAAGCCAATAAAAAAGCCAAAGAGCCAGGTTTGGGTATTGACTCTGTTCTTTATGTTAATCCTTACCTACTAGTTGTTAATACCCATCCGCATTTATGGAAAGAAACTAACTCTAGTTTAGACTTTAAAAGACGGGATAAAGTCTTAGCAAAGTTCTATAAGGAAGTTTATAGAGCTGCAAAAAAAGAAGGTCTACATGTTCAAACATTGGATAACCGCAATGTAGAAGAGCTAGATGCAGAGCGCTATGCAGAAGTAGCCACGATTAAGGACTGGCTTCGCTTCCGTGTTAATTTAGACAGCCGCCATCATCCTATTTTTAACCAAAGAGAAGTAGACAGAATCTGTAAAAAATACGGCAGCCCTTATATTGTTACTGGGGGATATATTCAACAGGGATATGATCGCAAAATCAATAGACCTATTCAAATTGCTGTTGCGGCTGGTGCAGCCTCAATTATTACAGGGGCTATTTTGACAAAGGTAGGAATGTCCAAAGAGGAGGGGAACGATTATTTTGGGTCAAGTTCTGCTTTATTGATAACAGGAGTGGTAGCAATTGTTGCTGCTGGCTATGTCAATGCTGACCTAAAATTCGGTATTTTTAGTGAGCAGCTTTACTTTAGCTCTATTTTTAATACTACTAATTCGACCTATGAAACTATTGGTTTTTCTAATAAAATAGGGATACCTAAACTAGGTAGCCTGCCTAGAAGAATAAAAAACCAAATTCGCAAAGACATCAAACGGATCAAAAAGCAAGACTAATAACCACTAAATATGAAATCAATAATTTGCAGCTTTTTGCTGCTATTTATAGGCCTTAGTCTTCAAGCGCAAGGCACTTACTACAAAAATATTGAGGCCTTACTAAAAGATGAAGGCCAAACTATCAAGGAAGTAAAAAAAGCTCGACTAGTTAGGTTTACCGTGGAGAAAAAAGAGTGCTTTGCCTATTACATTAAGGCTAAGCTAGCCAATGGGGAAACACTCAAATCTATTTGGGATGTTGAGCAGCCCGCCTTTTATAAAAAGGATGGACAGCTCTATTGCCTAAAGCGCACACAAGTAGGCGTAAAAGTTACCGACAAGAAAGTCATCCGTATCTACCAAGATGATTTTTTTGAGCTACAAACCATTGGCAACTTTTTCTACTTCAAGTTAGTCAAAACACATCCTTTCATCAATGACTTTAAGAAAAACGCACAATTCAAGATCAAAGCCTTTGAAAGCGAGCACTATAACAGCATGCTTTTCATGGGGGCTAGCAAAATGACTTGGGGCTTAGTTCAAAAAGAAAAGATGATTGGAAGCCTAGAAGATCTTGCGGAAATCAGCAATGTAGGCCGTGACCTTTACCTCCGCTGCCTCAACTACCTAGAACAAAAGGCCGAAAAAGAAGGCCTCGCTATCGATGAAGTTTCTTTTAGCCTAAAAGAGTTTGAGGATATCCTCTTCAAATTTGAAAGCGGAGAAATCTAAACTTTTAAGCGTCCCAATTGGGGCGCTTTTTTTTTTTGCTTTTTCAGGGCACTTTGGCCCAAATGTTTTTGGCGTTCTACAGGGCCGAAGGCCCGCAGGCTGAGGGATGGGCAGCAGTGGCCCGAAGGGCCAGACCTAGGCGCTTGCGCCGCAGGGCCGAGCGATCAGCGAGCTGCGAAACAGCCCGACCCGAGCGAAGCGAGGGGCAGCCCCAAAAGAAAAGGATCAGATTTCTGAGGATAATAAAATTCCTTTTTTTATAGCGAAATGCCTACATTGAACAGATAAAATGATCCCCCTAAAACACAATCCTGATGGTATCTAAAAGTCTTCGCCTAGGTTTTATTATGGGAGGTGGCGTCTCCTTAGGCAGCTTCTCTTCAGCTGCACTCTGCGAATCGATTAAACAATTGTTGGTCTATGCCGAATATGAAGATGGAACTGGGCAAAAAAAGCCTTATGATCGCATTGAAATTGATGTCCTAACCGGCTCTAGTGCTGGAGCGATTAGTCTGGGAATTATGCTACGCGGTCTGGCCAACCCCAGAGATCAATATAGCTTTTTGGGCTACAATTCCTACCCCCACTTCCGTCAAGAATTGCAAAAGGAAGTGCTGGGCCAATTTGGAGAAGCGGCCTATAAAATGATGAGTGAATATCCCGAAAAGTTTGAGGATCTACTCGCCATTCAAGGGGTTCAAAAAATACAAGAACACATCTGGGCCAAAGAAGTCAATCTAGACGAACTACTGGCCCAAAACAAGGATAAAGTCAAAACGCAGGCAGGCCTGCTAGACCGTAGTTATATTGACGCTATGGGCAGCCGCTATTTTGGCTTCCCCCAACAACAACCCAAGCTAGACCACTGCAGACTCTTGGCCCCTAGGGTCCTCTTTGCCTGTACGCTCAGCAATTTGCAAGCGCTCAACCTAGAAGGTGCTGCCAATAGCTCGCCTTTTGGCTCGGCCCTAAACGATGCCGAGGTCTATAAATCACATGCCGAATTGCGCTGCTTCGACCTCAATTTTGGTGAGGTAAAAGAAGAGTTTTTCCACTACTACCCCATTCCTTGGCGGCAGTTTCACTTGGGCCCAGATTATTGCTACCAAAACAAAGATCAACAAAAAGAAATGGGTAGTTTGCTCAATATGGCCTGCTGGCATGAGCTCTCCGCCAGTTGTATTGCCTCTGCAGCTTTTCCCCTCGCTTTTGAACCCGTTCGCCTCCGTCGATACCGACACGAATTGCAGGATCGCTGGCCCCAAGCGCTAGCCGCCGAAGACAGCCATATTTTTACTTATGTAGATGGCGGAATGTTCAATAACGAGCCTATTCGAGAGGCCATGCGCCTAGCCAGTTATTTGGACCAACTCCATAAAGCTGGGCCAGATTACGACCGGCTCATGCTCTTTGTCGATCCTATCGTAGGCGAAATTCGAGAGAATTTCCAAGAGGGATCTACCCAAGTTCTTGGCCTTCAACGCTCTTGGCTGACGGGTAGAGCAAAATGGGGCCCCCGATCCCCCTTGGCCCGCATTAGCGACAAACTCCCTAAACTGGTCTCGGCCCTTTTACACGAATCTCAACAAGGCGAATGGCGAAAAATTAAAGCTGTTGTCGACCGCTTTGGTGAACGAAAAAAACTCCGCCAATACCAAAAATCGCAATACGCAGGCCGCCAATTGCCCGCCGCAGAACGCGCAGAATTGCGCAGTTTTGTAGAAATCGAACTAGGCAAACTGCGCCAAGCGCTCCAACTCCCCCCCGCTTACCTCCAACTGAGCCAAGAACTCAGCAGAATCTTGAGCGAGGAACAAGATTTCTTTGCCGATAAATTGCCCTGGCAAGATGCGCAAGCCCTTTGGGATAGCCTCTACGCCTATGTAGAAGAACAAGAAATTAAAGCCGAAGAACAAGCCGCTTGGGACCTTAGCCTTAGCTTTTTAGCCTTGGACCTTGGCCTAGCCTTAGTCGCCAAAGAACAAAAGGCTAAAATCATTGGTATTGCGCCCTTTGATTTCTATCAATCTGAGACAGAGCCTTATAATCTACTCAAACTGCCCGGCCTTGGCCTCTCTGGTTTTGCAGGCTTTGCTTCAGAAGCTGCTAGCCGCTACGAAGCCCGCTATGCGGCCTATTGTAGCTTCCGAATTTTACGGGAATTGGGCTATAGTAGCGCCCCCAAAGACCTCATGAAACTCCCCCCAGCCTTCTCTCTCGAGCAATTTGATGAGCCTATGCTCAATGGAGTCCGCAATTCTTTGCTCAACCGATTTTCTCAATTGGTCCCCTCCGAATATCAACGGGCACTCCCCTTCTTAGAAGGCTTTTTATCCGATAGTTTAGATCGCTTTATTGAGCAAAATATCGGTCCAAAACGCAAATGTATTAGCATCGAGCTCCGCCTGCATTTGGCCGACAATAACTACTGCCTCAGAGGCTACAACGAAGATGGCCAACACAAAAAGAACCAACTCAATGCTAAAGATTGGGCCGGCCGAGAATATATCGTCACTCAAGTCGATTACTACCCACAAATTCAACGCTGGACAGGCCCCAACCTTGCCCCCAATAACCAACTTTGGCTAGATCGTATCCGCCTGTTCAATAGCCAAGAATTTATGCCCCTCCCCTTGCCTGAATTACCTGAGGGACATCCCGCCTATCTCCGTGCTTATCCCGTTTTTGAGCTGGACCTACGCACAGAAACAGAGATTGGCGCCCCCCGAACAATTGCCGCCTCAGAATGGCAACTTTTGCCCGATCCCGGAAGTTTGGATGCCGCTGAATATTAGTTCCTCTTTTTGGGGCTGCCCCGCCCTTCGGGCGGGTCGGGCTATGTCGTGGCTCGCTGTCCGCTCGGCCCTGCGCGGGCATCGCCCGCTGGGTCTGGCCTAACGGCCACCACTTTCTATCCCTCAGCCTGCGGGCCTTCGGCCCTGTAGAACGCCCAAAAAAAGCGCAGTTCCTTTAGTGGAACTGCGCTTTTTACTAGTACTGAATGGCCGTGTAGGGCAGCATTTCTTTTAATGCTTGAATATCCTTTATCGGTATTTCTGTATTATTGAGATAAAGGCCAGAAAGCTGAGGCATATTGCCCAAGCAACTAGGCAATTCTTTGATTGGATTCCCTTGCAGCTCCAACAACCGCAAATTGGCCAATTGGTCCAAATTATCGGGAAGGCTTTCTATTTTATTCTTTTGTAAAGAAAGAATTTGCAAACTCACAAGCTTCGTCAAAGTTTCCGAAAAACTAATAATGGCATTCTCTTCCAAATTGAGATTTTTTAGATTTTCTAAGCGCTCAATATTTTGGGGGACTTCTTCCAATAGGCCCTTTTTGAGGGAAAGCCGTTGAAGTACGGGCAAATCAGATTGAGCAAAATCTAAGGCTTTAAACTGCCCCTCATCTAATTCTAACTCCTCTAGCTTGGGAAGGCGCAAAAAGAAAGAAGGCAATTTTCCACCTCTAGATTGACTCAGGTATAAACGTCTCAATTTAGGCACCTCAAAACGCTCTTTTTCCGAAAGTTTCTCAAAATTGCAGCCCTCCCAATGCAGCTCTTCTAAAGCAGGTAAATAACAAGCCCATTCGGCCACAAAGACAGGATGTAAAGCTTGGCAATACCCCAAATTGAGATGGGTAATCTTTTCATTTCGGTAGAGGTCCATAGGGATTTGGTAAAGCGGGTTACCCGCCAAATCCAAATAGTAGAGCGATTGTAGTTGCCCCATATTTTTGGGTAAGCGCTGAATGCTATTATAGCCCAAATGTAGTTCCTCTAGCTTTTGCAGCTGGCTCAAGGTTTCAGGCAAACGCCTAATCTGATTATCTCTAAGATCCAACACTCTAAGTTTAGTCAACTTCCCCAAATGCTTAGAAATATCCTTAATGCTATTATAACGCAAGCGCAACTCCTCTAAATTAAAGAGCTTACCCACAATCTTAGGAATATCCGTCAACTGATTTTTTTCTAGTTGTAAGAGCTGTAAGTTCTCCAACTTAGCCACAGAAGCAGGCAACTTATGTAGGTTGTTATTTTGCAAATACAAACGCTGTAACTTATACAACTTACTGATTTCCTTAGGCAACTTTGTGATTCCCTGTGAACGAAGATCCAAAATATAGACAAACTCTGGATTGGCTAATGCCTCCTCTAAGTTGCGATAAATTTGCGTTTGTTCTAACTCT
This window contains:
- a CDS encoding M48 family metallopeptidase; its protein translation is MQKMQFWALLLFLLIGQKGWAQDFDDYRCLSASGEVPKRFLLNSAQKYELGLAQLDPGLSNKDRKTQAKFQQQTIYTIDDLLRSGKVLFGTPINDYVNKVGNRLLEHTPELKGKVDFFVIRSSAVNAFATATGVVCVNMGLLAQLENEAQLAFVLSHELMHVQKQHSLSQYEKDLAILHESKQRSLLKKADFNSALLESNSYSRELEFEADKGGLDIFLKTQYNTAALKSAFSLLNYAYLLYDTTAFDLQYFNEGSCQLDPSIFLPEDSLNAISAWVDDSENTDTLKSTHPSTLRRWEVVEGTISGKTTGDQFFIEPKAEFERIRKIARFELASYYLHNFRFEDAIYVVQLLRKEEPNSRYLREVEVQALHASSRFSMYGASSFMNSDYRRQLKTYSKIEGGQQQLYFMSSNLRAVELASLALYKAWKLHKDYPEDKYFENYYRDAIYVLQQHIPSFDKLPEAMSAAEIKAYLAKAPAAQEYPIVKVTKDSLPKALQDVKLKTLFNSYRKSYGYSDLNKGYNIARYILSDLLIDETFKSDYEQVEDYHQQLMQKDSIDQAQAEARKANKKAKEPGLGIDSVLYVNPYLLVVNTHPHLWKETNSSLDFKRRDKVLAKFYKEVYRAAKKEGLHVQTLDNRNVEELDAERYAEVATIKDWLRFRVNLDSRHHPIFNQREVDRICKKYGSPYIVTGGYIQQGYDRKINRPIQIAVAAGAASIITGAILTKVGMSKEEGNDYFGSSSALLITGVVAIVAAGYVNADLKFGIFSEQLYFSSIFNTTNSTYETIGFSNKIGIPKLGSLPRRIKNQIRKDIKRIKKQD
- a CDS encoding patatin-like phospholipase family protein; this encodes MVSKSLRLGFIMGGGVSLGSFSSAALCESIKQLLVYAEYEDGTGQKKPYDRIEIDVLTGSSAGAISLGIMLRGLANPRDQYSFLGYNSYPHFRQELQKEVLGQFGEAAYKMMSEYPEKFEDLLAIQGVQKIQEHIWAKEVNLDELLAQNKDKVKTQAGLLDRSYIDAMGSRYFGFPQQQPKLDHCRLLAPRVLFACTLSNLQALNLEGAANSSPFGSALNDAEVYKSHAELRCFDLNFGEVKEEFFHYYPIPWRQFHLGPDYCYQNKDQQKEMGSLLNMACWHELSASCIASAAFPLAFEPVRLRRYRHELQDRWPQALAAEDSHIFTYVDGGMFNNEPIREAMRLASYLDQLHKAGPDYDRLMLFVDPIVGEIRENFQEGSTQVLGLQRSWLTGRAKWGPRSPLARISDKLPKLVSALLHESQQGEWRKIKAVVDRFGERKKLRQYQKSQYAGRQLPAAERAELRSFVEIELGKLRQALQLPPAYLQLSQELSRILSEEQDFFADKLPWQDAQALWDSLYAYVEEQEIKAEEQAAWDLSLSFLALDLGLALVAKEQKAKIIGIAPFDFYQSETEPYNLLKLPGLGLSGFAGFASEAASRYEARYAAYCSFRILRELGYSSAPKDLMKLPPAFSLEQFDEPMLNGVRNSLLNRFSQLVPSEYQRALPFLEGFLSDSLDRFIEQNIGPKRKCISIELRLHLADNNYCLRGYNEDGQHKKNQLNAKDWAGREYIVTQVDYYPQIQRWTGPNLAPNNQLWLDRIRLFNSQEFMPLPLPELPEGHPAYLRAYPVFELDLRTETEIGAPRTIAASEWQLLPDPGSLDAAEY
- a CDS encoding leucine-rich repeat domain-containing protein; translated protein: MNQIIGLCLGFLLLALPSFAQQYLLSDKELEQTQIYRNLEEALANPEFVYILDLRSQGITKLPKEISKLYKLQRLYLQNNNLHKLPASVAKLENLQLLQLEKNQLTDIPKIVGKLFNLEELRLRYNSIKDISKHLGKLTKLRVLDLRDNQIRRLPETLSQLQKLEELHLGYNSIQRLPKNMGQLQSLYYLDLAGNPLYQIPMDLYRNEKITHLNLGYCQALHPVFVAEWACYLPALEELHWEGCNFEKLSEKERFEVPKLRRLYLSQSRGGKLPSFFLRLPKLEELELDEGQFKALDFAQSDLPVLQRLSLKKGLLEEVPQNIERLENLKNLNLEENAIISFSETLTKLVSLQILSLQKNKIESLPDNLDQLANLRLLELQGNPIKELPSCLGNMPQLSGLYLNNTEIPIKDIQALKEMLPYTAIQY